A genomic stretch from uncultured Pseudodesulfovibrio sp. includes:
- a CDS encoding WYL domain-containing protein, with protein sequence MPKAKDPDASHAAKLLRLFSKLTVEGKRHYQADLAEYLDCSAQTVSRLAAEIEAFVGDKLEIGTEKRKRYYFLKHQTGMRTLGLEFEELRYLSICYDFASPYLPERISKRIQNTIFELSTRMAEPDFYRRGDAQRQHIGFKPKGYIDYTKHFESIEKLVSASHARSVCLVEYKANARKDPQIYFYAPGRIISMNGALYVQGHQVSKGLAEKERPTSFAVHRILDVTRTDKTFNFDATIDDEGVFGMKWHEPKTFRIRFDAKTADYVRERTWSEDQKIDELEDGGLILELTTVSERELMAWVWSFGDLASLLPQNDINVD encoded by the coding sequence ATGCCTAAAGCCAAAGATCCTGACGCCTCGCACGCGGCTAAGCTGCTGAGGCTATTTTCCAAACTAACAGTCGAGGGCAAGCGCCACTATCAAGCTGATCTCGCTGAGTATTTGGATTGCTCAGCACAAACTGTTAGTAGGCTGGCTGCAGAAATTGAAGCCTTTGTCGGGGACAAGCTTGAAATTGGTACAGAGAAGCGTAAGCGATACTACTTTTTAAAGCACCAGACCGGGATGCGGACTCTTGGTTTGGAATTCGAGGAGCTACGATATCTCAGTATATGTTACGACTTTGCTTCTCCATACCTACCTGAACGAATATCTAAACGTATTCAAAATACCATTTTTGAACTGTCTACTCGGATGGCCGAGCCCGATTTTTACCGTCGTGGGGATGCTCAAAGGCAGCATATTGGTTTCAAGCCAAAGGGTTACATCGACTATACAAAGCATTTTGAAAGTATTGAGAAGCTCGTCTCGGCCTCTCATGCACGTAGCGTGTGCCTAGTTGAGTATAAGGCAAACGCAAGGAAAGACCCTCAAATATACTTCTACGCTCCAGGACGAATCATTTCGATGAACGGGGCTTTATACGTACAAGGGCATCAAGTCTCAAAAGGCTTGGCAGAAAAGGAACGTCCGACTTCATTTGCTGTCCACCGGATTCTTGATGTTACTCGAACAGATAAGACGTTCAATTTCGACGCCACCATTGATGATGAGGGTGTGTTCGGTATGAAATGGCATGAGCCTAAAACATTTCGAATTCGCTTTGATGCCAAGACGGCTGATTATGTTCGTGAACGCACCTGGAGCGAAGATCAAAAGATAGATGAGCTAGAAGACGGGGGGCTTATATTGGAATTGACCACAGTCAGTGAAAGAGAACTCATGGCCTGGGTTTGGAGTTTTGGAGACCTAGCAAGCCTATTGCCCCAAAATGATATCAATGTCGATTAG
- a CDS encoding AAA family ATPase: MEDILKELKALQPTEHDAGEIFSGKKSKRKVRGFSSTSLFTPDMNPEYLFHDSSRDAVVWFMDSSDPLYVFGPAGSGKTSLIKQLAAKLNYPVFDITGHGRLEFPDMVGHLTVEDSNMSFQYGPLALAMKFGGLFLLNEIDLLDPATAAGLNGILDGDPLCIPENSGEVIKPHPLFRFAATANTNGGTDETGLYQGTLRQNLAFMDRFWLCEIGYPKPKAERELLHRKASSLPKDVRTKMVEYANEVRKLFMGEADGNFRDTIEVTFSTRTLIRWADLTVRFQPLARQGIQPVTYALDRALAYRATPETRTVLHELAQRMFPQQEENEK, from the coding sequence ATGGAAGACATCCTCAAAGAGTTGAAGGCGCTGCAGCCTACCGAACATGACGCCGGTGAAATCTTCAGCGGTAAGAAGTCCAAGCGCAAGGTCCGTGGATTTTCCTCCACATCTTTGTTTACCCCTGACATGAACCCTGAATACCTGTTTCACGATTCCAGCCGCGATGCCGTCGTTTGGTTCATGGACTCATCCGATCCTCTCTACGTCTTTGGTCCGGCTGGATCTGGAAAGACCAGCTTAATCAAACAACTTGCGGCCAAGCTCAATTACCCTGTGTTCGACATCACCGGTCATGGGCGGCTGGAGTTTCCAGATATGGTGGGCCATCTGACCGTGGAGGATTCGAACATGTCCTTCCAGTATGGGCCGCTTGCACTAGCCATGAAATTCGGCGGTCTCTTCCTGCTCAATGAGATCGACCTGCTCGATCCGGCGACTGCGGCTGGTTTAAACGGCATTCTGGATGGAGATCCACTCTGCATCCCTGAAAATAGCGGAGAGGTCATCAAGCCCCATCCCCTATTCCGGTTTGCAGCAACGGCCAACACCAATGGCGGGACTGACGAGACAGGACTGTATCAAGGCACGCTTCGTCAAAACCTCGCCTTTATGGATCGATTTTGGCTGTGTGAGATCGGTTATCCCAAACCCAAAGCTGAACGAGAATTGTTACACCGCAAGGCTTCTAGTCTGCCCAAAGATGTACGGACCAAGATGGTGGAATATGCCAACGAGGTCCGCAAACTCTTTATGGGCGAAGCAGATGGTAACTTTCGCGATACCATTGAAGTGACATTCTCAACTCGTACCCTGATTCGTTGGGCTGATCTCACAGTCCGATTCCAACCCTTAGCCCGACAGGGCATCCAACCCGTGACATATGCACTCGACCGCGCTCTTGCTTATCGCGCCACGCCGGAGACTCGGACGGTGTTGCACGAGCTCGCGCAACGCATGTTCCCGCAACAAGAGGAGAATGAAAAATGA
- a CDS encoding DUF3150 domain-containing protein, with amino-acid sequence MMNTDITVLDNLIALNLDVKIWTARKKLTPADFGGAELPPEELASLGSKKICDPKELRIFGTLKARAVNLLDRTGIRFLGGWGIPEDKADEVVTELTTIRADFLNAKAQFLSRYDEAVKDWIIQHPGWENLIGSSSVSADYVRSRLDFRWQFFKLIPPNDNVVGHGLQNEVNELGGTLFDEVAKVASDTWKRCFEGKDKVTHKALSPLRSIHCKLAGLTFVEPRVVPVVDLLDTAFSRVPKRGYIHGSALVMLQGVVSLLRDPATLVAHGQKILDGQDSSEILAGLVADTIPPVPEELPPSKAGFIPEQAHQLQIDSHGLW; translated from the coding sequence ATGATGAATACCGACATAACTGTTCTCGACAACCTGATAGCTCTGAATCTCGACGTGAAGATTTGGACCGCACGCAAGAAGCTAACGCCTGCTGACTTCGGTGGCGCTGAATTGCCACCTGAGGAGCTCGCATCGCTTGGTAGCAAGAAAATATGCGACCCCAAAGAATTGCGGATCTTCGGCACCCTCAAGGCCCGCGCTGTTAATCTTCTGGATCGGACTGGTATCCGCTTTCTTGGCGGTTGGGGGATCCCGGAAGATAAGGCTGATGAAGTCGTGACTGAGTTGACCACTATTCGGGCTGACTTCCTGAATGCAAAAGCGCAATTCCTCAGCCGATACGACGAGGCTGTCAAAGACTGGATCATCCAACATCCCGGTTGGGAGAACCTGATCGGCTCATCTTCGGTGAGTGCGGATTATGTCCGCAGCCGGTTGGATTTCAGGTGGCAGTTCTTCAAGCTGATTCCGCCCAATGACAACGTTGTTGGCCATGGACTGCAAAATGAGGTGAACGAATTGGGTGGCACCTTGTTTGACGAAGTTGCCAAGGTCGCCAGCGACACATGGAAACGCTGCTTTGAAGGCAAAGATAAGGTGACGCACAAGGCTCTTTCGCCTCTGCGCTCCATCCACTGTAAACTTGCCGGGCTCACCTTTGTTGAGCCTCGCGTGGTGCCGGTGGTAGACTTGCTGGATACGGCTTTCAGTCGTGTCCCCAAACGCGGATACATCCATGGAAGCGCACTGGTTATGCTACAAGGCGTAGTCTCCTTGCTCCGAGATCCGGCAACGCTCGTTGCTCATGGGCAGAAGATTTTGGATGGGCAGGACTCATCCGAAATACTGGCTGGATTGGTTGCTGACACGATTCCACCTGTGCCGGAAGAATTGCCCCCCTCCAAAGCTGGCTTTATTCCTGAACAGGCTCACCAACTCCAAATCGACAGCCACGGGCTTTGGTGA
- a CDS encoding site-specific integrase — MASKIKRNGRTRWKGRVQKQGEIKTKLFDTKTEALAWETKQRKADWSKTDTIYSLGEWAQDYMDYGRKYSAKTYGEKKKTFKEFFAVKNDKGRPVIDPAALVETLTPGKVLNVLQAQFEARSGYAANKDRKNLVAAWNWGIRYRAMPQPNPCLVDKFPEVRTPRYVPPEEDFWKVYNLTSGQDKVMLSVFLYLGARRGEVFRLAWEDIDFVANRIRLSTRKRQAGSLEYDWLPMTDELKNQLLWWWESRKFKDSEYVFVCEEGYEFCRDHYGKPFQYRQQFMKKLCKIAKVKPFGFHGIRHLTASILFRLGHPVSVIQAILRHKSASTTERYLKTLGLEETRSALESLSGRGGKVIKMKTAQSK; from the coding sequence ATGGCCTCAAAGATCAAGAGGAATGGACGAACTCGTTGGAAAGGGAGGGTTCAGAAGCAAGGAGAAATCAAAACGAAGCTGTTCGACACAAAAACAGAGGCTCTCGCTTGGGAAACCAAACAAAGAAAGGCGGATTGGTCGAAGACAGACACGATATATTCCCTGGGTGAATGGGCTCAGGACTATATGGATTATGGCCGTAAGTATTCCGCTAAAACCTACGGAGAAAAGAAGAAAACATTCAAGGAGTTCTTTGCAGTAAAGAACGACAAAGGAAGGCCTGTGATTGACCCCGCTGCTTTGGTGGAAACACTCACTCCAGGCAAAGTTCTGAACGTGCTTCAAGCTCAGTTTGAAGCCAGATCGGGCTATGCAGCCAATAAGGATAGAAAGAACCTGGTGGCGGCTTGGAATTGGGGGATACGCTACCGCGCCATGCCTCAGCCTAACCCCTGTCTTGTAGACAAATTCCCTGAGGTAAGAACTCCTCGTTATGTCCCGCCTGAAGAGGACTTCTGGAAGGTCTACAACCTGACTTCCGGGCAAGATAAAGTGATGCTCTCAGTGTTCCTTTATCTAGGCGCAAGGAGAGGGGAGGTCTTCCGGCTTGCTTGGGAAGACATTGATTTCGTTGCTAATCGAATTCGGCTATCCACTCGAAAGAGGCAAGCAGGATCACTTGAGTACGATTGGCTCCCCATGACTGACGAGTTGAAAAATCAACTCCTTTGGTGGTGGGAGAGTCGTAAATTCAAGGACAGTGAGTACGTCTTCGTATGTGAGGAAGGTTACGAGTTCTGCCGGGACCATTACGGCAAACCGTTTCAGTACCGCCAGCAGTTTATGAAAAAACTGTGCAAAATTGCAAAGGTCAAACCGTTCGGCTTTCATGGTATCAGGCATCTTACAGCTTCCATCCTTTTTAGGCTCGGTCATCCTGTAAGTGTCATTCAGGCGATCCTGCGCCACAAGAGCGCAAGCACGACCGAGAGGTATCTGAAAACCTTGGGACTTGAAGAGACACGATCCGCTTTGGAGTCTTTAAGCGGAAGAGGGGGGAAAGTGATCAAAATGAAAACCGCCCAAAGCAAATAG